The nucleotide window TGCTCTCTGGTAACGTCTTCAATTTTTACATTAAACACTTTTGAAGCAGTTGATGCGTGAATGTCTTCACCATGTTTAAAGGCTTCAATCATGGTTTCTTCTTCGCTTAACGCAGCGATAATACGCAATTCAATTTGAGAATAATCGGCAGCTAATAAGGTGTAGTCTTCATTACGAGGCACGAATGCTTTTCGTACTTGACGACCACGTTCTGTACGAATAGGAATGTTCTGTAAATTAGGATTATTACTACTTAAACGACCAGTTGCAGCAACGGTTTGCATATAGTCTGTATGTACGCGACCAGTAGTTTCTTCAACTTGAAGTGGTAAGGCATCTACATACGTGCTTTTTAGTTTTGATAAACCTCTAAATTCTAGAATGTTTCTGATGATTTCATGGTCTTTTGCTAAGTAACTCAACACGTCTTCTGCGGTAGAGTATTGCCCAGTTTTGGTCTTTTTTGGCTTGTCTACCAATTTCATTTTTTCAAATAAAATAACACCTAATTGCTTTGGTGATGCAATGTTGAATTCTTCGCCAGCAGCTTCGTAAATGCTCTTTTCTAAGTTGGCAATGTCTGTATTTAATTGCTCTGATAAGCTATTTAAAAAGTCTTTGTCTAGGTTGATACCTTCCAATTCCATAGCAGCTAAAACACGTAGTAAAGGAATTTCAATCTCATCAAACAATTTTTGTGTATTGGCTTCACCTAACTCTTTTTCAAAATGTTCTTTAAGTTGAAGTGTGATATCGGCATCTTCTACAGCATATTCGGTTTGCTTGTCTAAAGGTACATCGCGCATAGATAGCTGATTTTTACCTTTTTTACCAATCAAGGTTTCAATGGAAATAGGCGAGTAGTTTAAATACGTTTCTGATAGTACATCCATGTTGTGACGCATGTCTGGATTAATTAAATAGTGCGCTAACATGGTGTCGAATAAAGGTCCTTTGACTTCAATGTTATATTTGGCTAAAACCTTGATGTCGTATTTTAAATTCTGACCAATTTTCTGAATGTTATCAGCTTCAAAAAACGGACGTAATTCTTCGATTAATTCTTGTGCTTCATCTTTATTTTCTGGAAATGGTAAATAGAAACCTTTACCAGTTTCCCAAGAAAATGCAATACCAACCAATTCTGCGGTTAACGGATTCAAACCAGTCGTTTCGGTATCAAAACACACTGAAGTTTGATTGAGCAGGTTTTTTACAAACAGTTTTGTTGCCATTCCGCTTGCAACACTTTGGTAAAAGTGGCGTGTGTTTTCGGCTGTATTCCTAACAAATTGATTGTTTTGGGAATTATCATCTTGGTTACTGAGCGAAGTCGAAGTACCAAATAATGAGAATTGTCCTGCGCCAGCAGATGCTTTTTCTTTAGTTGTTTGAGACTTCTCGACAGAGCCTGTACTGAGCGTAGTCGAAGTGCTTGAAGAGACATTTTGATTAGTCGTTGTAGTTGAATTATCGCTTTCTGAGGTAAACGTTTTAAGGAAATTATCAGTAAGACGTCTAAACTCTAATTCTTGAAAAATTTCTTTTACTTTTTCAACATCTGGATGATCTAACTCGAAATCTTTAGCGTTAAATTCCACCGGAACATCAAGCATAATTCGCGCTAGTTCTTTTGAAAGTCGACCTAGTTCGGCATTAGCTTCGACCTTTTCTTTCATTTTACCTTTTAGCTGGTCTGTGTTGGCTAAAAGTCCTTCCATACTACCAAATTGCTTAATGAATTTTTTAGCGGTTTTTTCACCAACGCCAGGTAGACCAGGAATGTTATCACTAGAGTCGCCCATCATTCCTAAAAAGTCAATCACTTGTTCTGGTCTTTCGACTTCAAATTTTTTCTGAACTTCTGGAATTCCCCAAGTTTCGTATCCACCACCAAACGATTTTGGACGATACATAAAAATATTTTCGGTCACTAATTGCGCAAAATCTTTATCTGGTGTGACCATAAAGGTTTTGTAACCTTCTTTTTCCGCTTGACGGGAAAGTGTTCCAATAACATCATCGGCTTCAAAACCTTCCTTTACCATAATTGGAATATGCATAGCTTCCAGAATGTTACAAATATGAGGAATCGCAGTGCGAATACCTTCTGGCGTCTCGTCACGGTTGGCTTTGTAAGCTTCGTACATTTCTACACGATCTACACTTCCGCCTTTATCAAAACATACCGCTAAATGGTCTGGTCTTTCGCGTTTGATAACATCTAAAAGCGAGTTCATAAAGCCCATAATGGCTGAAGTATCTTCGCCTTTAGAGTTTATTCTTGGGTTTTTTATAAAAGCATAATACCCACGAAAAATAAGCGCGTAAGCATCGACTAAAAAGAGACGTTTTTGATCTGACATTTTGAAATATGATTTGAAATATAATGTCAGCTTGAGCGCAGTCGAAAGCCTTTTGAAAACAAATTTTAGCTAATGAAAATTGGTCTCGCTGACAATTTGCAAATTACAAAACTTAAATCTTGAAATAAAAGAATGCTAAATGAAATTGAGAATAGATTTTAAAGATTCCTGCTTTCGCAGGAATGAAAAAAGAAAGCCGATCCCTACTTCGGCTTTCTTTGCTCAAAAAAATATAATTGAAGACAATCCAATTATGCTTTATATTTTATCTAATACGTTCTACCTCAAAATATGTTTTTGAAGAATTTTGGTCTATGAGTATACCACTTATTGTGCTGTACATGTATATTTCTATATATTCTAAGGCATCTAGTTGTACTATGCAATTAATTGATCTGTGTAGTATGCCATCTGGCGCATCGTACACATGTGTAAAGGTGTTTTCTTTTATTAAAGTTCCATTTTTATATACAGCAATACCATAGTTTCCTGTAAAATAGTTTGAAGTGGTAGTGTAGGTTGCATTAATACGATAATAACCGTTATTTGTGGCTCTAAACCTGTTATTTGTTGTTATATATTCACCTTGTGTATCTACAACAATAGTGCTGAATGCCATTTTTTCATAACCCGTTCCTCCATGAATGTATAAACCAGACAAGGTAGATACTGCTAATGAGAAATTATTAACATTAAAGCTAAGGTTATCAAGATTAACTGTTTGAATAGGTACACCATCATCTTCTAAGGAAATTCCTAAGTTATTACCGACTAATCCGAAAGTATCTACTTGCTGATTGTCTGTATTAACGGCAGCATCTTGAAAAGTTAGATTACCAGCACCATCTGTAGTCATCACTTGGCCGTTAGTGCCATCTATTGTTGGTAATGCATAACCTATTGTAGAAGGGTTTCCTATTTGGAGCTCACTATCAATACGTGTATTACCGCCAATGTGTAAAAGAGTTTGAGGATTACTTAAGCCAATTCCTATTCTGTCTAAACTTGCATCTACAAATAACATGTATGGTTCTGTGTCACTTTCAACACGCAAATCAGATGTAGGGAATCCATAATCATTAAAAACGACATTCCGCTCAGCTCTAAAACCATCATTGGCGAATAACTCTCCGCCATGAAAATATCCAGATAATCCTGTACCGTAGGCCCAGCCTTCTATGGCTGTTCCTGATCCTTGACTTTGCCCAACAAGGGCTTCTCCATTATCGTATGAGCTAAAAAATCCACCAATAGCGTCGGTTCCGTAGGCCGTTCCGTGTACAGCGACATTATTGGAAAGATACCCACTGAAGTAAGTATTTCCTGTTTGAAATCGAGCGGCACGACCTGCCGAGTTAATTACACTTAAAGTATAATTACTATTTAAACCTGATCCAGTGAGATAAGTACCTAGATTACTTCCTGAGTCAACATAAAGTTTATAACCATAAGAATTAATCCCACCAATAGCTATATTGCCTAGAGTGTACATGTTTTCATTAATTGAGTTTGGTAACGCACTTGTTATTTGAGTGAGCCAATCTGAATCTTTAGCAGTAATAGAAATCCACGATGTTGTGCTATTGTCCCAATAATAAAAGCCCTTTCCTGATAATGATGTGCCAGTATAAAATACCATCATCCCGTCTTGGTCTACTGTCGGGTTTACTGTTGGGAAATTATCTATCCTTGGTATTAAAATACCGTCTTCATTACTTGGTGTTGCCGTACTTGAAGCAGAAATATCTAGTCTGGCTTGAGGATCTGTATTACCTACACCAACTTGGGAAAAGATAAAGCTTGAAAAGCATAACAAAGCTAAAGTTGTAATTGTCTTCATAACAGTAGGGTGTTATAATTGTGTGATTAGAGTTTAACCTCTACATCAAAAGTGTTTCGTACATCTTTAATTATTTTATTTACATAGTATAGAATACCAAGCAAAATTTCGCAGCCTCCTAAGATAAAAGGGTTAATACTTCCAAATAATTGAATGGAGATGTGCCCAGCCAAAAAACTAGAATTGATAATTAAAAGTGACACAAGAAATGTAGAGGTTTTCATCTCACAACGATTTAATGATTAATAGCTTTCCAAAACTAGTATTGAACCCTAAAAATCGTCTTGATTATTCTTTCAAAAGCATGGAGTATTTTGTCAAAAGGAAGAAAAATGAGAAGAATCAATAATTTTATTCCTTATTAAATAACTGAAGATAAATTAGTTACGATATTCGGTTGGGCTTTGTCCAAATTCTTCTTTAAATGTCTTACTAAACCAGTTTGGATCGTTAAATCCAACTGCATAGGCAATTTCCGAAACCGATAAATCATTGTTTTTGAGCATGTTTTTGCCTTTCTTTAAACGCACCTTCCTTATAAAAACAGCTGTACTGGTATTAGAAATCGCTTTTAGTTTTCTGTAGAGTTGTGAATCACTCATTGCTAAGAAACTAGCTAGTTCGGTTGCGCCAAAATTTGAATCTTCAATATGTTGGTGAATAGCATCGACCACTGTATTTAAAAAGACCAGTTTTTTATCCAAAGGTTCTGGTTGCTCTTCTTTTTGTTCTACAATGGAGTTTACTGTATATCGTTCTTGTAACTGTTTTCGTTTAGAAATAAGCATTTGCATACGCAGTTGTAATTCCTTTTTTTGGAACGGCTTTGTTAAATAAGCATCTGCACCACTGGTTATGCCTTCCAACCGATCTTCTTGCATCGCTTTAGAGGTAAGCATAATGATTGGAATATGATTGGTATTATCGTCTGCTTGTAGTTTTTGCGTTAACTCAAAACCATCCATAACAGGCATCATTACGTCAGTAACTACAATATCTGGGATATTTTGTTTAGCAAGTTTTAAACCCTCTTTTCCATTTTTGGCAAAGGTGACCTTATAGTTTGGTTTTAAACATGACGCAACATATCTCGCCATATCAGCATTATCTTCTACGATGAGTACAGCGTTAGCGTCTTCATCTGAAATAACATCATCAATCTGAGGAACCACAGTACCAATATTGATTTGACGTTCGTCTTGGTCTACAGATCTTGCTACAGCAGTATTTGTTATTGGCAAAGTAATGGTAAAGCTGGTGCCTTTATTAACTATTGAAGCTACTTTAATTTTACCGTTAAATAATTCTACCAATTCTTTGGTAAGAGCTAATCCAATACCTGTTCCTTGAGAGACTTTATGTACAGTATTTTCAGCTTGGTAAAAGCGATCAAAGATAAAAGGCAATTGAGATTCTTCAATGCCATAACCTTGGTCAGTAACCTCGATTTGTAAGATTGTAGCTTCTTTTTTGGTAAGTCTAATATTCAATTCAGAATGTTGAGGCGAAAACTTAATACCATTAGAAATGAGGTTTGTCATTATTTGCCGAATTTTTTCAGCATCAAAATCCATTATGATTTGATTTGGCTCAGACGAAAATTTTATAGAAATGCCCTTGTCAGCAGCTATACTTTTAAAGCTATAAACTATATGAGATACAAATGCAACAATATCATTCTGAATAAGATTAACGTTAAGTTGCCCTTTTTCAAGCTTAGCTAAGTCGAGCATTTGGTTTACCAAATCTAACAGGCTGTTACTATTTTGCTCTATGGTTTCAAGTGATGTACTTACCTCATCTTTTGTGTTGAAACGCTCTTTTAAGTTGCTTAGATATCCTAAAATAATGGTAAGCGGTGTTCTAAACTCGTGAGTGATATTGGTGATGAAGCGCGATTTTAAGTCATCTAAATCTTGTAAACGTTTAGATTCTTGCCCGGCAATTTGTCGTTGCAGACTAATTTTATAAAATGCATAAACAATACCTAAAAATAAAAGCAAATAGGATAAATATGCTAAATTACTTTTGTACCAAGGTGGCGCTACGCTTATTTTTAATTCTAAGGGCGGTTTTTTCCAAAGGTCATTACGCGATTTTCCTTGAATTTGAAGGGTATAGGATTTAGAAGATAGGTTTAATAACTGAATGTTGTTTTTGCTTCCCAGATTGTTCCAGTCAGTATCATCAGGAAGCAATTTGTAAACATAATTAATGTTACTGTTGGGTCTAAAGTCTAGAGCGGCAAAGTTTAAGTTGACAGGGAAATCATCATAATTCAGATTAACTTCTTTAGCATTACTTATGGAGGTAGATAGAATTTCGGAGGTATTTGGAAGAACATACTCATCTTTGATCTTAAGACTGGTAAATTTAAGAGTTCCTTCTTTATCTAACTCTGAAATTCGATTGGGATCAAAAATATTTAGTCCGTTAATTCCACCAAAATATAGTTGTCCTGTGGTTTTAGTTTTAAATGTCGCGCCAAGATTAAATTCGGTACTCTGTACGCCGTCTTTTGGGTTATAATTGGTGAACTCTTCCGTGGTTTTATTAAATCGGAATAGCCCACCATTGGTTGATAACCACAAATTCCCAGAGTTATCTTCGTTAATGTTATAAACGAAGGTGTTGGTTAGGCCTTCACGCTTGCCATAACTTTTAAAACTATCTGATGCTTCATCGTATTTATTTAAGCCTTTTCTACTTGCAACCCAAAGCGTATTTTCAGAATCTACAAACGCACTCAGTACACCTCTTGTCGCTAAACCAGACGTTTCGTCATAGTTTTTTACCGAAATTAATTCATCGTTTTTAAAATTGAGTTTGCTTAACCCTTTCTGTGTGCTCATCCAATAATTCTCATCTTCATCTTCTACCATAGACAAG belongs to Winogradskyella sp. J14-2 and includes:
- the polA gene encoding DNA polymerase I; amino-acid sequence: MSDQKRLFLVDAYALIFRGYYAFIKNPRINSKGEDTSAIMGFMNSLLDVIKRERPDHLAVCFDKGGSVDRVEMYEAYKANRDETPEGIRTAIPHICNILEAMHIPIMVKEGFEADDVIGTLSRQAEKEGYKTFMVTPDKDFAQLVTENIFMYRPKSFGGGYETWGIPEVQKKFEVERPEQVIDFLGMMGDSSDNIPGLPGVGEKTAKKFIKQFGSMEGLLANTDQLKGKMKEKVEANAELGRLSKELARIMLDVPVEFNAKDFELDHPDVEKVKEIFQELEFRRLTDNFLKTFTSESDNSTTTTNQNVSSSTSTTLSTGSVEKSQTTKEKASAGAGQFSLFGTSTSLSNQDDNSQNNQFVRNTAENTRHFYQSVASGMATKLFVKNLLNQTSVCFDTETTGLNPLTAELVGIAFSWETGKGFYLPFPENKDEAQELIEELRPFFEADNIQKIGQNLKYDIKVLAKYNIEVKGPLFDTMLAHYLINPDMRHNMDVLSETYLNYSPISIETLIGKKGKNQLSMRDVPLDKQTEYAVEDADITLQLKEHFEKELGEANTQKLFDEIEIPLLRVLAAMELEGINLDKDFLNSLSEQLNTDIANLEKSIYEAAGEEFNIASPKQLGVILFEKMKLVDKPKKTKTGQYSTAEDVLSYLAKDHEIIRNILEFRGLSKLKSTYVDALPLQVEETTGRVHTDYMQTVAATGRLSSNNPNLQNIPIRTERGRQVRKAFVPRNEDYTLLAADYSQIELRIIAALSEEETMIEAFKHGEDIHASTASKVFNVKIEDVTREQRSNAKTVNFGIIYGVSAFGLSNQTDLSRSEAKELIDTYYETYPKLKNYISKQVDFARDHGYVQTVLGRRRYLKDINSRNAVVRGAAERNAVNAPIQGSAADIIKLAMINIYEKLEAGDYKTKMLLQVHDELVFDVYKPELDEVSKLIKTEMENAFKLSVPLDVEIGLGDNWLEAH
- a CDS encoding response regulator, whose amino-acid sequence is MKNYTNFYSHRLSNTNLSLLLCLVSLIASAQNLRFSHYGLNEGLPQETIHCIEKDTNGFIWLGTSDGIVRFDGEDFFVPQPDTNSNLDIAGYRIGDIIAKNDCIYIGTGQNGLIKYNTHEETISQLGETNTNCTRLIHYKDKVVAAFYNNGLALIDEFQNFHSDSSLKAFPKKITGISVYNEMIFVGTDEGFIYKVKLDDKNDSEYGFYYKKVADLNAQINNLQTLNGQLWVSTNKGIYKYSDTINSFEAIPIHKNNQTVNYNTNTLAFYNETFYLGTTSNGLLLANFDGNKFSVSQHFIADKKYDASTINSDGINELFISDDLLFIGNINLDITTVKTQDVFIQPTENFDLDNPSVFAVYDTKDYLFTGSSSGLVISSNKNISKYNVLSEHNRVRGITRDNDNNIWFVTNKGVFIIPLENLDIKNPTIISCPIDANDSSKLPAENMRNVYKDHAGNIWITIFNAGFSKFVGNISQGDLRFKNYSADQLASVFTLSMVEDEDENYWMSTQKGLSKLNFKNDELISVKNYDETSGLATRGVLSAFVDSENTLWVASRKGLNKYDEASDSFKSYGKREGLTNTFVYNINEDNSGNLWLSTNGGLFRFNKTTEEFTNYNPKDGVQSTEFNLGATFKTKTTGQLYFGGINGLNIFDPNRISELDKEGTLKFTSLKIKDEYVLPNTSEILSTSISNAKEVNLNYDDFPVNLNFAALDFRPNSNINYVYKLLPDDTDWNNLGSKNNIQLLNLSSKSYTLQIQGKSRNDLWKKPPLELKISVAPPWYKSNLAYLSYLLLFLGIVYAFYKISLQRQIAGQESKRLQDLDDLKSRFITNITHEFRTPLTIILGYLSNLKERFNTKDEVSTSLETIEQNSNSLLDLVNQMLDLAKLEKGQLNVNLIQNDIVAFVSHIVYSFKSIAADKGISIKFSSEPNQIIMDFDAEKIRQIMTNLISNGIKFSPQHSELNIRLTKKEATILQIEVTDQGYGIEESQLPFIFDRFYQAENTVHKVSQGTGIGLALTKELVELFNGKIKVASIVNKGTSFTITLPITNTAVARSVDQDERQINIGTVVPQIDDVISDEDANAVLIVEDNADMARYVASCLKPNYKVTFAKNGKEGLKLAKQNIPDIVVTDVMMPVMDGFELTQKLQADDNTNHIPIIMLTSKAMQEDRLEGITSGADAYLTKPFQKKELQLRMQMLISKRKQLQERYTVNSIVEQKEEQPEPLDKKLVFLNTVVDAIHQHIEDSNFGATELASFLAMSDSQLYRKLKAISNTSTAVFIRKVRLKKGKNMLKNNDLSVSEIAYAVGFNDPNWFSKTFKEEFGQSPTEYRN